TCGCCCAGGGCGGCGCGCCCGAGCTGCTCCAGGCCATGAAGCTCGTCGGCGAGCATCTCGGCTTCACCCTGGAGCACCTGAAAGAGGCGGCCTGCACCGGCGCCGGCGTCCTCCAAGAGCGCGACCCTGAGCTCGGCGATACCCTGAACGCCCGCACCTTCGCCATGGCGGAAAAGCGCGGCCTGCCCCTCATGACCATCTGCAGCACCTGCCAGGGTGTGATGAGCCAGGCCAACCACCGCCTCAAGAAGGACGCCGAATATCGCGCCTTCATCAACAAGTTCCTTAAGCCTGAGGGCCTGGAATACAAGGGCACCACGGAGGTCAAGCACCTCTTCTGGATCCTCGTGGAGGACTACGGCCTCGACCGCCTCAAGGGCCTGGTTCGAAAGCCCCTCACCGGCATTGCCATTGCGCCCTTCTACGGCTGCTACGTCGTGCGTCCCACAGAGGCCCTGGGCTATGACACGCGCCCGGAGCGGAACCAGTATCTCGAGAAGATTATCCAGACCCTGGGCGGCACCCCCGTGGACTATCGCGGCAAGACTAAGTGCTGCGGCTTTCCCATCCTCACCATGAACCGGGACAACTCCCTGCGCATGGCCGGCAACCACCTTCTGGAGGCCAAGGGCCTGGGCGCGGACGCCATGGTGACGCCCTGCCCCCTCTGCCACCTGAATCTGGACGGCCAGCAGCCGGAGGCCGCCAAGGCCCACAAGACCCAGATCAACCTGCCGGTGATCCACCTGCCTCAGCTCCTGGGCGTGGCGATGGGCTTCAACCCCCGCGAGCTCGGCATGAGCCGCCACATCGCCTCCACCAAGAGTTTCGCCGCCAAGGTTCCCGCCTAGCGCCGCCGGCGGACCATGATCGCATGAAACGCCCCCGGTCTCCCGGGGGCGTTGTGTTTCCCCGGGATTCCTTGTCCCTGGCCCCGGCCTCTTGTATCATAGGGAAGCGGTCTTCTGCTGAATCGTCATTCCACTTCAGGGTTGCCGCGACGCTTTGCCTAGAACCGGCGGCACGGCGTGTTGCGCGGAGAGGTGGCCGAGCCCGGTTTATGGCGCCGCTCTCGAAAAGCGGTATGCGAAAGCATCAAGGGTTCAAATCCCTTCCTCTCCGCCATTTTTGTTGTCGGCCACAGTGGAGCGGTGCTGGAGTGGCCTAACAGGCACGCCTGGAAAGCGTGTAGGGGGGCAACCCTCTCGCGAGT
The window above is part of the Chloroflexota bacterium genome. Proteins encoded here:
- a CDS encoding disulfide reductase, giving the protein MRYAYYPGCVAQGGAPELLQAMKLVGEHLGFTLEHLKEAACTGAGVLQERDPELGDTLNARTFAMAEKRGLPLMTICSTCQGVMSQANHRLKKDAEYRAFINKFLKPEGLEYKGTTEVKHLFWILVEDYGLDRLKGLVRKPLTGIAIAPFYGCYVVRPTEALGYDTRPERNQYLEKIIQTLGGTPVDYRGKTKCCGFPILTMNRDNSLRMAGNHLLEAKGLGADAMVTPCPLCHLNLDGQQPEAAKAHKTQINLPVIHLPQLLGVAMGFNPRELGMSRHIASTKSFAAKVPA